A DNA window from Betta splendens chromosome 6, fBetSpl5.4, whole genome shotgun sequence contains the following coding sequences:
- the LOC114857083 gene encoding long-chain fatty acid transport protein 2-like, which produces MYAWLTAVVGLAVLCASFLTAFFPYFADDAVYIMRTLRLGARLNRYKKSRPFYSILDRFLDAVRSHPGKLFLHFEGRDYSYAEADRRSSKVARALRAEARLQEGDTVALFLPSEPCFVWTWLGLAKLGCPAALLNFNIRAKSLLHCFSCCGAKVIVVSPELLEAVEEVLPTLREQGIRVYILSERCGVQGVHALSAAISQASDRPLPRDLRARVHNKSTALYIYTSGTTGLPKAAVVTQERVWAASFVQAASGVTADDVFYINLPLYHSAGFLIGLAGAIERGMSAVLRRKFSASQFWDDCRRHDVTVVQYIGETMRYLCNAPKRENERNHKVRLAIGNGVRADVWSEFLERFGDIQVRELYAATEGNVGFINYTAKVGAVGRINPVHKLIFPYALIKFDIEKEEPVRDAQGLCVRAARGETGLLVGKITQRSPFIGYAGNQQQTERKRLRDVLKKGDLYFNTGDLLRFDHDNFVYFQDRVGDTFRWKGENVATSEVADVLTAVDCILEANVYGVKVEGHEGRIGMAALTLAGGEFDAAGTYRQVVSCLPSYARPRFLRIQPCLEMTGTFKMRKVKLVEEGFNPAHIRDPLYFLDTEKKTYIPLSEEIYRAVVSQKIKL; this is translated from the exons ATGTACGCGTGGCTGACCGCCGTGGTCGGGCTCGCCGTCCTGTGCGCGTCGTTCCTCACCGCCTTCTTCCCCTACTTCGCGGACGACGCCGTGTACATCATGAGGACCCTCCGGCTCGGCGCCAGGCTCAACAGGTACAAGAAGTCCAGGCCGTTCTACAGCATCCTGGACCGCTTCCTGGACGCGGTGCGGAGCCACCCGGGGAAGCTGTTCCTGCACTTTGAGGGCCGGGACTATTCGTACGCAGAGGCGGACAGGCGGAGCAGCAAAGTGGCCCGGGCGCTGCGCGCCGAAGCCCGGCTGCAGGAGGGGGACACCGTGGCCCTGTTCCTGCCCAGCGAGCCGTGCTTCGTGTGGACCTGGCTCGGCCTGGCCAAGCTGGGCTgcccggcggcgctgctcaACTTCAACATCCGGGCCAAGTCTCTGCTGcactgcttctcctgctgcggGGCCAAGGTCATCGTCGTCTCCCCAG agctgctggaggctgtggaggaggttCTGCCGACGCTGAGGGAGCAGGGCATCCGCGTCTACATCCTGTCGGAGCGCTGCGGCGTCCAGGGCGTCCACGCGCTCTCCGCCGCCATCTCCCAGGCCTCGGACCGGCCGCTGCCCCGGGACCTGCGCGCCCGCGTCCACAACAAGAGCACGGCGCTGTACATCTACACGTCGGGCACCACAG GTTTGCCCAAAGCGGCCGTCGTGACCCAGGAGCGCGTGTGGGCCGCCTCCTTCGTCCAGGCGGCGTCCGGCGTCACCGCGGACGACGTGTTCTACATCAATCTGCCGCTGTATCACAGCGCCGGCTTCCTGATCGGCCTGGCCGGGGCCATCGAGCGAG GCATGAGCGCCGTGCTGAGGAGGAAGTTCTCCGCCTCCCAGTTCTGGGACGACTGCCGCAGGCACGACGTGACCGTGGTGCAGTACATCGGCGAAACCATGCGCTACCTCTGCAACGCGCCCAAG AGGGAGAACGAGAGGAACCACAaagtgaggctcgccatcggcAACGGGGTCCGGGCCGACGTGTGGTCCGAGTTCCTGGAGCGCTTCGGCGACATCCAGGTCCGAGAGCTGTACGCCGCCACGGAGGGGAACGTCGGCTTCATCAACTACACGGCCAAGGTCGGCGCCGTGGGCCGGATCAACCCCGTCCACAAG CTCATCTTCCCCTACGCGCTCATTAAGTTCGACATCGAGAAGGAGGAGCCGGTCAGAGACGCCCAGGGTCTGTGCGTCCGCGCGGCCAGAG gggaaaCGGGGCTTCTGGTGGGGAAGATCACCCAGAGGTCGCCCTTCATCGGCTACGCGGGCAACCAGCAGCAGACGGAGAGGAAGCGGCTCCGCGACGTCCTGAAGAAGGGCGACCTCTACTTCAACACCGGCGACCTGCTCCGCTTCGACCACGACAACTTCGTCTACTTCCAAGATCGAGTCGGCGACACCTTCAG ATGGAAGGGAGAAAACGTGGCCACGTCGGAGGTCGCCGACGTTCTCACCGCGGTCGACTGCATTCTGGAGGCGAACGTGTACGGCGTTAAAGTAGAAG GTCACGAGGGGCGCATCGGCATGGCGGCGCTGACTCTGGCAGGGGGCGAGTTCGACGCTGCCGGCACCTACAGGCAGGTCGTCAGCTGCCTGCCCTCCTACGCACGGCCGCGGTTCCTCCGGATTCAG CCCTGTCTCGAGATGACTGGGACTTTCAAGATGAGGAAGGTGAAGCTGGTAGAGGAGGGATTCAACCCCGCTCACATCAGAGATCCTTTGTACTTCCTGGATACAGAGAAAAAGACTTACATTCCCCTTTCCGAGGAGATTTACAGGGCAGTGGTTTCCCAGAAAATCAAACTCTAA